The nucleotide sequence TCTCAATGAGTTTTCAGGGATCACATCTTGATTTTGGTCTAGGTTTAGTGCATAATCTACTGATGTCCCATTATGCTACTACAGTATTCCATTTGTCATTTTTTGTGATGTGTACAGGGCCTTACAGATATATTAATCTCTGCCACATCTGTGTACACTTACCATGTCTTTCACCATCAGATGCCCAGTAGAAAATGCTATAGAGTTGGGCGGTGTAGACACAGGCAGCATGAACGCATAGGAACAGCCAACAGTACCGGGAATCATCAGGTACAAGGGATTCACCTTCAGACGTATGGCCTAAAAGAGCACAAAGAGCCTTAAAAAGCATACCTAATATAAGTAGGATGGACGGCTGTCCAAGGGTGAGTGGTGCACGTGGTGGATAGGTTCAGCAGCAGGTATATAGAAGAGCCTGGCACTCACCAGATAAGGTATGCTTAATTATTCTGGTGCAGCATGCAAAAGTTcaaaacgcatccaaaacgcatCCTTGCCCTAGACTTACGCATGCTGCACCTGAATAAATAAGCATAACTTATCTGgcgagtgccgggctcttcttcTACCTtaaaaagcatacctgtcattagaagaaacttttgacacgttgcagagacatgtcaaaggttttgatcagttGAGACCTGAGTATTAAGGTCCTCACCAATCTCTAGATATAGCCATGAGAATAGTGAAGATAAATTCATGTGATCTCTCTcagtcaggggtgtagctaggattggtgccctatagcaaaaaactgtatggggaccCTTGAATCCTGTACGGCCTTCCCCCTTCACATACTCACCCAGCTTGGCGCAGTCCCCCAGCATTACTTCATTCTCTGAACTCTCTGGTGCATGGGTGAACCAAGAGGATGAACGCAGGGGGGCTGCGCCGATCCAACTGAGTATGAGTATGCTGGTCTGAGGAGACAATGCTTTTCAGGGCCTTCCTGCTTCACAAGCCCCATAGCAGTTCCATGGTCTGCTTCCATGGTTGCTATGCCACTGCTCTCAGTGCACAAGACATGTTCTGCTACAAGTCTACAGAGTATATGGGACAAGTCTTATTGTATGCCTCAAACTTCTCGCACTAGCCATTGTTAAATTGCTTACCAGCTCAGACAGTACAGGGAGGAAGACAATGATGGTGGCCGTGTTGCTGGCAAATTCAGTAAATGAGGCAATTAGTATGGTGATGAGGAGGACAGCAACCGCTGGTGGAAGACCTTCAAGGGGCTGCAAGCGGCTTCCAATCCAAGTGGATAAACCAGATGTCTATAAGAAGACAAAGACATTAGTATCAGTGTATGATTGTATGACATATCAAAGGATAACCAAAAGATGAAAGACCAGCTAAAAAGGGTCAGGGTCATAAATTTGCAACCAATGAGAGACCACTGGTCTTACAAGCATTGTGGTCAGACAGCTGTACTGCTCACCTCACACCCCTTTGCCATTGCAAATCCACCTCCCAGCAGTAAGATGATGTTCCATGGTACAGTCTCTTGAGCTTTCTTCCATGACAGCAATGGCttattctctgtattaggggcTGTGGAAAGAGAAGAATAATTAGCTGATAAATTCGATATCAGTGTTGTGCAAAGGAAATTACTGTGTGCATGATTACTGCGACATGTGGATTATCCTTGTGCATTGACTGTAGCGTGACATCATTGTTTGCATTATACATGTATGTTGACATCATTTAGTGTGTTTTTCAGGTGCTGTCATCTTTAAGCACAGTTACTGTGCTATTTTGTAATTTTGTGTATTATCAgtggactgtgacatcactatttaaTTTGTGCCCTGTAATGTAATAGTATATCCTTGTATGCTGACAACACTGTGTTTATTacctctatactgtgacatcattgtgctaACTATCCTTGTACGATGATATTACTTAATGCAATATTTATGCAGCGTCCCATCTGAGCCGTGTGGATGTGTATTCTGTGTAGGGTGACACAATCCTTTCCTTTATTATCTACAGGGAATTATTTGTGATTATTTGTGATAAAGGATGCATTTACTGTGTGCTCCTAAGGTTCCATTCACTAACAGCAAGTATATGCTGCAGGTTACCCCAGGATGCCTGCACCAATAGGAAAGTCTTCCTGTACTAAATAACAGGGGTCAGTGCAGGGGTTGGCTCACCTTCTGTCATTTGCCAAGAGTTCAGGGACTTCAGGGACTGCAGCAGATAAGATTCTTCCTCCAGGGACATGGCCGCTGGCCAGAGCCCACCACTACCTAAGGGGCTGCTGTTTCTGTTTGCATAACTATGCACTGCTAAACCACCAGAGGTGGGAACCTGCATGTCCACGCTAAGATGGTCAtcatctttaaagcgactctgtacccacaatctgacacctccaaaccacttgtaccttcggatagctgcttttaatccaagatctgtcctgcagtccattcggcagatgatgcagttattgtcataaaaaactacttttaaacttgcagccctgtgtcaatttgGCATCTCCTTGAGTttgtatgccctaggattgcaacgccgctccatccctcctccccgccctcctcatcactaggaatgccctcGGGCAGGATTTTCCTATTTATCACcctaacactgcacaggtgccttaacaatccagctcatgtgcagtgttcacaggtgatgaatagaataAATTGTtcaaggggcattcctaatgatgaggagggcgggaaggagggacggaggggtgtcgcaatcctaaggcatagacactctaggccacgccaatttgacacagggctgcaagtttaaaagttgttttttaggacaataactgcactacctgccgaacggaccccaggacagatcttggattaaaagcagctatccgaaggtacaagcggtttgggagggtcagattgtgggtacagagtcgcttaaagtcTCAAAGTCAAGTCTAGCCAGGTGTTGAAGAAGCTTCATTTCTTGCCGAAGTGCCACCCTGTTTTCAGTCCTGTTCGGTTAACACAAAGCTTGTCTCTTACACTGGTGCCAAGTATTCTTGGGTGTGCTACTCCGCATACTCATCACAGCaaggtttgattttttttaacatgagtaCTGGTTGTCTTTCTCTTCATCTTCTAAAGTAGCCACAACATATCCAAAGTTAGCAGGACCCATTTAAACAgggtacagtactgtatggacAGTGCCCCTCTTGTAGTCCACCTGGCGTGGCTGCTTAATTCTTCTACTAATAACCTAAAGCCAGAGACTATACTATATAAGCTAAAAGTCGCTCAAGTTGCTTAAGGAAGCCACCTTAATGCTCTTAAAGGAAACCATTGTGCTTATTATTCATGGATTGTATGTATTGGATGCATGTACTGAAACATCACTCATTCTTTATTGTATGTATGTAGTATGACTATTGATATTTGTATCTCTGTGCTGTAAAAAGACTGTGTACATTATCTGTATGTTTTGCCTTCAAGGTGCACGTTATTTGGAGTTTTATGGGACCCTAGGTTTCACTATTGGATTCCATAGTTCCAGTCTGACTTTACAGAATACTGATGTGCTGTATAGAAATTTTTAACATCAGGCAGAAAAAAGTTCTTCTGTACCTTTAAGATCGAACCACCATGACAATGAAGGCTTTTCTGAGGGGAAGAAGAATAAAATGATGGAGATAGTAATTCCGGTGACTGCGTCAGAGGTAAACCTGCCGGCCAAGAACTCAGTATATTAGTGTATTACTCAGATTTATGCAAAGCAGATTAACATTTTTAACAATCCTTTAGCTGCTGCCCTGCTAAATGCGATTTATGACCAAGTGGAAAAGACCTGCTATCAGGCTCAGGAGCAAGGAACTCACTACCAGTAGAAAGTGTGAGTGGCCAGGTAAGGTAAGCTCAGGTCAATGGCACAAAGGAATATAAGAATTTGTGTTTCATATCTACTTTATCAAAGTTTTCCCGTAAGGCAGGGCatcaagggaatctgtcagctgcaattcatgtttagaggctgggttcacactacgtatatttcagtcagtttcgtggtcctcatattgcaaccaaaaccaggagtggattgaaaacacagaaaggatctgttcacacaatgttgaaattgagtggatggccgccatataatggcaaatatttgctgttattttaaaacaatggctgttattttgaaataatggccgttatttactgttatatggcggccatccactcaatttcaccattgtgtgaacagagcctttctgtgtttttaatccactcctggttttggttgcaatatgaggaccacaatactgactgaaatatacatagtgtgaacccatcaaACTGCTGACATGTTAGGTTAATGAGACATGGTATCATATATCCATCTTTGCCTCCATAATGTAcataaatgcttttattctctgatgAAAAGAGTTAAAGAGTAGAGTAGAGAGTGAAATTCGAAATTCTGAACCGAAATTCGTTTATtaattttttgagcggagagctcaaacagatagaaggcaggatttagTGCTGAGTCCGTGCGCAGAGGTTCCGCACTGTATTTTggcgccaattccgtagtgtgaagaaGAATTTGCATTGGATTTCTACTGATCTCCCATAGGGCTCTAGTGGGAAGACTGGGAGTGGCCAACCGTCTACCCCATATGCATTTAATTTGTCAGTGGGTTGTGCGATAACCTTCCTGGCCTGATAAAGTAGCCTCTGAATGACCAGCTTATTGCCCTCAGAAAGGTATACCAGAAAGGTATGATATTGTGTCAGTTGTATGAAGACATTGTAGACTTCACATTACACCTGTAAGACTCCTTTCCAAAATCCTCCCAAGTTCCTGTACTCTCACAACATATGTATTAGGGTGGCTTTGTCCAACTGGCTTTGTGGGCAATTTGATTCAGGGCAAAAGCCAATAATATATAAAAAGAGCAGAGACTTATGTTCAGAAGACTTTTCACTTAAGTGTATACAGACTCTGGTTGTCTTCAATGGATGTACGTTGAGACAAACTACTGGACCCCCCCTCACTTCCCTGATAAACAAAGTTGAATACTTCAGGCTTCTTCTAAACCTCAGTTTGCTATTATCATATTCACAGACAGGAGATGAAAGATTTGCTTATCATCAGAGTCTTGGTCATCATCCAACAGCCATGACCTCCACCAAGGTGATAGTCTTTACTATAATGGGGCAGGGCTAAGGACTGCACCAATCTTTTTGTGCCCCTCTTTCACATAAGACCAGTATGATAAATAACACATAGTAAGGCCCTATAACAGGATTCACATTGGGACCTAGGAGTTTCATGCTCAGTCTTTGCTTTGTGAAGTAATACAACTCTACATGTGGCTTTACAATTCTTAGGTTATCATAAAATTAAGACCTTACCCGGGTCTAAAGGCTGATGCCCATCCAGGAATAAACTTTGGATCTCTTGTAAACAGGAGGATGGCAAAAAgacaaaagaagaagaagacggccTTCTCTGCAAAACTAAAGAAAAGCACCACATTAGTCCTAGGGCTTGAGGTCAAGGCCAACCTTATAAGTCATAATTCTAAATTCTAGAAGATATTATTAAGTTTGCATAAGGCATAAGGCCGTGTTCCCATAACTTAAATAAagcattaatcacggccgttgttgccgatttgcaacacagccGAGATTAATACTTCACTTAcaatgtgctgcagctagagggaatcccgtctggagtgtatacacatagtatatactttggccgggatcgctagcagccCTGCAAAAAAcggacgtgtcagttttctgcatctgctattcattgaatagcgtctgcagagaacatgtcagtttacacaatgaagcatgcggctccggacgcacactacattgtgtgcagtggggaatttggatccggccagtaccggccgccATGAACTTCTCTGACAGCAGCCGCTCTGTGACgcagtcgggtcacagaacggccggtgtcttatgctatgtgaacatggcctcaactAGGTTTATCATGTGGGCCCTGTATAGGCAGTGAAGTCACAATTTTTCTGAGCACCATATGGTGCTGTCTATTTGGGCAATTACATTTCATTCTAATTGAAGTGGCACTAATATTGAGTGTATACATGGGGACTACAGGGTTCGCTGTTAATGAACACTTCCATGTCTGGTACTGATAAGAGCCACTACCTCTGTTGATATTCTAAAGCTATTGTTACTCTTTGGGTGGTTATATGGGGTTAGCACTATTTTATGGCctttgcatgtaaaaaaaaaacatgggataTATTCAGGAACTTTGGCTTTGTTTTACATGGTACTCACATTACGGGCCCTAGTTTGCGATAATCCTCCCTTATTACTtccttggctttggcttccgCATCTGACCTAATCTCtgacttcttcttcctcttccaccTGATAGATACATAAAGGTAACTTCCTAAATCATGTACAACTAAACATGAAAATATGTTTTAATATCCAAGATTCCCATCATACCTTAAACTGATAGCACCATGGAAAATCGAGATCCATAACCAACCAAGGACAAGAAATAGAATCATCAGCGGAAAGGCAAAGACAAACCAGGAGCCGAAATTTATCACATCGCAACCCGGGAAAAAGCTGAAAGAGGAAAAGTCAAAAGTTGAGGTTTTCGTCAAACCTTCAAATTTTTAAAGctttactataataataataataataataataataataataataataataataataataattaaaaaaaaaaaaaaactccaggtgTGAtagagacctgtcaaaagtttttcagtCTGGGTCAGGGTGCTTAGACCTCAACCAATTTTGTTGGGTTCTTGTGTAAAACTTGGTGTACATAAAGCAGAGGTATTGTCTGCAGCTACAAATCAGGTAGGTGACTGCTTATATTTCTGGTTGGTTGCTATAAATGCCCACACAGGCCCCGATAAGACCTTTGTTGTTTTCAATGCCAGTTATGTGTACTTAATACTAAAGACAACATCAATCAGTGCAGCGTAAAGTCCATAAAACATGATAATCTGTCAAAAACAGGAGGTCACTGCTGACAAGTTATATCATGCGCCATTGCCCATGGCTTAAAGACTTCTATGAAGTCTTCAGAATTTCAAGTAAATAATTGTGAGAGTCATGTTTGACCTGATCGCACAAGTCCAAGTCAGATGTTACTTAGCCTCAAGAcatagggagacatttattaagtctggcgttttctgcgccggacttaaaaatgtccccatagCTCTGACAgtacgccccctccacaccccctccctgcccaccTGGCGTACCGGGCGGAAAATATGCATATGCAaatatttattcgcaaaatggccatttgcgaataaatttattcgcatctggccattttccgccgaaaaatacgcattttttcattgataaatgtcccccttagggtcctattacactgagcgatttttaaaaaattaacgaCTACCGATAAACGaaggcaaacgagattgtttatcgttaacctgaaatcgttcattatattacacagaacaataattgttagttacaatcgttactatgatcgtttattccttctgatcccagaaaaacaacgaacaatgtgctattacactgaacaattagtgaaaaaacgcggaacttaaacgaacgaacgtggaattacagcgaacgattaacgataattttaggttcagatctaaatcaacgatcaacgacatacgaatgatttttcgatcgttgcctgcaattatacagaacgattatcggttaaattcaacgatttaacgattttttgcacgataatcgtcccgtgtaatagggcccttttagTCTATATACTTCACCTCCGTAGCTGTCCAAGAAGAATGAGGTTTGGTGCGGTCCCAGTGAGGGTGGCAGTTCCTCCAATACTGGCTGAGTATGGAATAGAGATAAGAAATGCCTTCCAGATCTTATTTTGATATTCACGCTCTTTTTCTATGTCCGATTTTTTCTCGCTGTGTATTTCCACCTTCTCTAGTGCttctttgctttaaaaaaatgacaGATTATATTAGCATACATAACCGCAGTATGCAATGTCTACAAGCAGTATGGCAGCCATGTAAGGCTACCCATTGTTTAATGTCTACTGTACTGATTGTATGAAGAGAGGAAGAGACTTGAGATGAGTAGGTGTGCAGTGTTCAGTTCATGATGGTTGACTTGCTTATTGGTTGCTGGCTGTAATTATACtttaaaatgccccccccccccccatccacatcCAAACCCTCAATCCTGCTCCAGTCATTTACAGCCAAATTGTTGGAATAGTTGCCAAAGACTGATATCCAATTTGCTATATTAGCCAAGTAAAGATTTTAACCATCTACCATTGTGTGTCTCCCCCCTATAACATCAAGACGCCCTATGTCTGACACCAGAGAGTGTGTTCTGGAAGAGTCTTTTATTACACCAACGGTGCAGCCACACCAAGAAGAGAGCAATTGCCTGCTGGAATCTTCACGCCCACTTCAGCGTGACCAACAATGGTACCTCAAGACCCAGCCTGCAAGTCGTTCCCCCTTATACAATGTTCCCTCTGAAGAccgtattacacaaagcgattattatcCGTATTCGGCCTGTACcgaccgttacggccaataatcgtttcgtgtagacAACGATGAGCCAACATgttgcatgatgttggctgatcattgtctttcaacatgctgaaacggCAACGACCGGGATAGCAGCTTTATCTCCCGAGACTCTGTGTAACAGgatcagcggcagcagaccatcgctaacttctatgggctgccggaacgatctagtgatcacctgggcagctctctGCGGCCCCCCGGCTTTTACCTGCTTGCTGCCAacgcatgtaatagcaccagcaggaaGCTGGGGACGAGGAGCTGACAGcccttgtttgctcctctgcatcgccccgtgtaataggggctttagttacaCAACTGTACCATCAGCATCAGCACTATATAAGCTCCATTACATAGATCTAATTGCCCCCAAACATTGtccagcctaatggtgcgtttacacgtaacgattatcgtacgaatttgcgcgacaacgatcgaattcgaacgataatcgtacgtgtaaacgcagtgaacgatcatacgacgaacgatacatcgcgcattttgatctttcaacatgttattaaatcgtcgtttgcaaaaaattcgcaaatcgttccatgtgaacagtcgttcgcgatttaaccaatgtgtgagataggcttaagtgttcGCAACACGATCGCACAACGAagtttccgtacgatatatcgtaccgtctaaacgctgctcgttatgaaaaaaaaatcgttactccgacatcgttaatcgtacgatcgggccaattatcgttacctgtaaacgcaccataagccgtCATTAACCTTGATTCCAAGTTTCCTTCTAatctctttaagggtataaacccacacaccgtatacgcagcgtatttactgctgcgatacgcatcaAATACGcatcaaatacgcagcaaacacgcagcaaatacgaagTAGATtagaactaaataactgaacacagcatcaaatctgtaccaacaaatctgctgcgtatttgctgcgtatttgttgcgtatctgctgtgtatacggtgtgtgggtttgtaccctaaggaattctACTACAACGCAAGAGTTAACACGTCCCACTGTCAAACAAAGGAATACGATCCATATCTAGATTACATAGAGCCCGTCCCTGCTGCTTTCACTCCCGACCCCAACCAAGACGATAAGAAAACTACATAGTCCTCGCTTGTCCCTTTAAAACTGCTAGTAAAATATCAAGATAAATGGTGCAGGTTCAACTCCATATTCAGAAGGGGCAAAGGTATCCTCAGACTTGGGGTCACAGAATAATCTATTAGTGGGGGAAGGGGGTCCCAGACCAAAAATCCACCACAAATAGAATAGTTCCAGTGGTCGTACACCTTTGATAGATGTCGGCATCAGGTTCACACATAgtcatttttcaaccaaaaccaggagtattGAAACACAAAAACTAAGCAAATCTTTCCATGATAATTTTGCACTGTAAGTTCCActgctgattttggttgaaaaaaaaactggGCAAAAGACTGCcgtaaatactatgtgtaaacatagccttatacttctCTTTCTCACCCGATACACCTGATGCCCTATACATGTAAATGCTTGGCTTAGCTGAACATGTCTTTTTAAATGGGGGAAAGAAAAGAGAAGATTGATTGGCCTCCGTTAGCAGTGGTTTATGTCCCTGAGAACAAAAAGATCAGGTAGTTGAAATCTGACTCCCCAATCCTTATGCAACCCGACATCTGTCATGGGGGAGGCCTTCATACACATCTGTATTTGTTCAGGAAAAAAACACAGTAACAAAGTACAGTAAATGACTTACTCTTCAATACCGGTAAGTAGCTGCAATTCCGTAGAGATGGATCGTAAGCCATTCTCCTGGACTGTGGCTggatagtgaagaaaaaaaaatggcaacaaTAATTTATCCCTTAAGTATCTTTGTATATATGGGGTTAGCAAAATTAGATTTCTCAATTTGAACACTGGACACTTCATGTACTTACTTATTTATTCATGTACTTACTTATTTATTCAATAAAAAGTTTCAGTACAAAAAGATGTTGATAGGTTGTGCTGTAGCTAGGCAAATCAGGCTACAAATGTTCGTTATGTCCCCcttgggtttaaaggggttggtcaccaaaaaggttttcttttaaatcaactggtgccagagatttgtgttttatttctataaaaaatcttatatcttgcagtacttatcagctgctgtatgtcctacaggaagtctagtctggagagcaggagaggttttctatggggatttgctactgctcttgacagttcctgacatggacaggggtggcagcagagagctttgtttaagactggagagaaaacaccacttcctacgggacatacaaaagctgataagtactgcaagagttcagattttttaataaagtaaattacaaatctctggcactttctggtaccagttaattttaaaggagttttttggggtgaacaacccctttaaagcaaaaccACCTCTGAacacagtgggggacatttactattgttgcGCCCCTaacgtatgccagggagaaggtgcagattcacctcTTCTCCCTGGAGTACGCCTGCTATATCCCCAACACACCGGATGGGGGGGCGGCAAGGCAGGGAGCAAGCCTGGCCTCCTCGTATACCTGATTTATCATTCACTTCTACAGCAGGCGCAGGTTTCACGCTGTACAACAGGCGCAAgtcaggctggattcactaagatgggtgcacctcttagtaaattcggTGGGGCAATGGAGGGCAGGGCCTAAATAAATGTCCTCATTTatgtcattaaaggacaactcccatgaaaaactttttcccag is from Dendropsophus ebraccatus isolate aDenEbr1 chromosome 14, aDenEbr1.pat, whole genome shotgun sequence and encodes:
- the SLC13A3 gene encoding Na(+)/dicarboxylate cotransporter 3 isoform X4, giving the protein MALYWCTEALPLAVTALLPIVLFPFMGILPSNKVCPQYFLDTNFLFLSGLLMASAIEEWNLHRRIALKVLLLVGVQPARLILGMMITTAFLSMWLSNTASTAMMLPIANAILKSLFGEKFSKENTIKSDENIPATVQENGLRSISTELQLLTGIEDKEALEKVEIHSEKKSDIEKEREYQNKIWKAFLISIPYSASIGGTATLTGTAPNLILLGQLRSFFPGCDVINFGSWFVFAFPLMILFLVLGWLWISIFHGAISLRWKRKKKSEIRSDAEAKAKEVIREDYRKLGPVIFAEKAVFFFFCLFAILLFTRDPKFIPGWASAFRPGFTSDAVTGITISIILFFFPSEKPSLSWWFDLKAPNTENKPLLSWKKAQETVPWNIILLLGGGFAMAKGCETSGLSTWIGSRLQPLEGLPPAVAVLLITILIASFTEFASNTATIIVFLPVLSELAIRLKVNPLYLMIPGTVGCSYAFMLPVSTPPNSIAFSTGHLMVKDMAKTGLLMNLMGVLLLSLAMNTWASSLFQLGTFPDWVNVHSDNMTALATTTSNMTTGR
- the SLC13A3 gene encoding Na(+)/dicarboxylate cotransporter 3 isoform X2, encoding MSIATLNPATWTYCRPAQEGKCLYVVLLMALYWCTEALPLAVTALLPIVLFPFMGILPSNKVCPQYFLDTNFLFLSGLLMASAIEEWNLHRRIALKVLLLVGVQPARLILGMMITTAFLSMWLSNTASTAMMLPIANAILKSLFGEKFSKENTIKSDENIPATVQENGLRSISTELQLLTGIEDKEALEKVEIHSEKKSDIEKEREYQNKIWKAFLISIPYSASIGGTATLTGTAPNLILLGQLRSFFPGCDVINFGSWFVFAFPLMILFLVLGWLWISIFHGAISLRWKRKKKSEIRSDAEAKAKEVIREDYRKLGPVIFAEKAVFFFFCLFAILLFTRDPKFIPGWASAFRPGFTSDAVTGITISIILFFFPSEKPSLSWWFDLKAPNTENKPLLSWKKAQETVPWNIILLLGGGFAMAKGCETSGLSTWIGSRLQPLEGLPPAVAVLLITILIASFTEFASNTATIIVFLPVLSELAIRLKVNPLYLMIPGTVGCSYAFMLPVSTPPNSIAFSTGHLMVKDMAKTGLLMNLMGVLLLSLAMNTWASSLFQLGTFPDWVNVHSDNMTALATTTSNMTTGR
- the SLC13A3 gene encoding Na(+)/dicarboxylate cotransporter 3 isoform X1 — translated: MSALVALVKKIWCIKKFIVLVLTPLILSPILLTLPPQEGKCLYVVLLMALYWCTEALPLAVTALLPIVLFPFMGILPSNKVCPQYFLDTNFLFLSGLLMASAIEEWNLHRRIALKVLLLVGVQPARLILGMMITTAFLSMWLSNTASTAMMLPIANAILKSLFGEKFSKENTIKSDENIPATVQENGLRSISTELQLLTGIEDKEALEKVEIHSEKKSDIEKEREYQNKIWKAFLISIPYSASIGGTATLTGTAPNLILLGQLRSFFPGCDVINFGSWFVFAFPLMILFLVLGWLWISIFHGAISLRWKRKKKSEIRSDAEAKAKEVIREDYRKLGPVIFAEKAVFFFFCLFAILLFTRDPKFIPGWASAFRPGFTSDAVTGITISIILFFFPSEKPSLSWWFDLKAPNTENKPLLSWKKAQETVPWNIILLLGGGFAMAKGCETSGLSTWIGSRLQPLEGLPPAVAVLLITILIASFTEFASNTATIIVFLPVLSELAIRLKVNPLYLMIPGTVGCSYAFMLPVSTPPNSIAFSTGHLMVKDMAKTGLLMNLMGVLLLSLAMNTWASSLFQLGTFPDWVNVHSDNMTALATTTSNMTTGR
- the SLC13A3 gene encoding Na(+)/dicarboxylate cotransporter 3 isoform X3, which translates into the protein MKFLLYMEGKCLYVVLLMALYWCTEALPLAVTALLPIVLFPFMGILPSNKVCPQYFLDTNFLFLSGLLMASAIEEWNLHRRIALKVLLLVGVQPARLILGMMITTAFLSMWLSNTASTAMMLPIANAILKSLFGEKFSKENTIKSDENIPATVQENGLRSISTELQLLTGIEDKEALEKVEIHSEKKSDIEKEREYQNKIWKAFLISIPYSASIGGTATLTGTAPNLILLGQLRSFFPGCDVINFGSWFVFAFPLMILFLVLGWLWISIFHGAISLRWKRKKKSEIRSDAEAKAKEVIREDYRKLGPVIFAEKAVFFFFCLFAILLFTRDPKFIPGWASAFRPGFTSDAVTGITISIILFFFPSEKPSLSWWFDLKAPNTENKPLLSWKKAQETVPWNIILLLGGGFAMAKGCETSGLSTWIGSRLQPLEGLPPAVAVLLITILIASFTEFASNTATIIVFLPVLSELAIRLKVNPLYLMIPGTVGCSYAFMLPVSTPPNSIAFSTGHLMVKDMAKTGLLMNLMGVLLLSLAMNTWASSLFQLGTFPDWVNVHSDNMTALATTTSNMTTGR